The Nitrospinaceae bacterium genome segment CCCTCCGGCCCCGCCTCCAATGCACTCCCCGGCGAGCCAATCCAATTTTTTGACCTTCATTTCATGGGGAAAAGCATCCTCAAAATACCGGCAAGCGCCGGAGCATTGGCCGCCGTGCTGCGGGCCAAGCGTTTTTTTATCGCCCTTCTCACCCTGGCGGGCGGGGTGTTTCTCTTTTTTTTGGACACTGCGGCGGGCAGGCGTTTTTCTGAACTTGTCCGCAAGAATTTCGACGAAAAATAAAATACCGAAACATATTTCACAAAAAAATAGCCCCGGAGAGCTAGACTAATTACCCTCCGGGGCCGGCATTTCATGAAATTTCATAAGGACCATAAAAAGGCCCGCCCCAGATAACCGGAGCGGGCCTTTTTTTATTACAAACTAAAATGGGCGCTTTTATTATTTCTTCTTGTTGCGCGCCGTGATTTTACGTGTGATGTCGCCTTCGGGGGTTTTACCCGTGGGCGGCTTGTTGTTGCCAGGGAACTTGAGATGATTCTTCTTGGGGTCGATGCCCGCGAGACGAGCCAGCGTTCCACCCAGGAAGGCGGCCTTGTTCGCCTTGGTGATCTGCGGGTAGCCGTAATTCTCCTGAAGCTCCTCGGGAATGGAGAGTTTGAGGATAGCCTCGACCGACTGGTGCGGGTCCGAGGCAGGCCAGTCGCTTCCCCAGATGAAGCGATCATGCCCGGCAATCTGGATCGTCGTGCCGATCATGTGGGCAAAGCGATGCGGGGCCCGCATGAGCCAGGGCAGAAGAATCGAATAGCTGACGTAGATCTCCGGGTGCTTCCACATGAGCATGACCAGCTCTTCCCATTGCGGATAGCCGCCGTGGTAGGCAACAATCTTGAGATCAGGGAAATCCGAGGCCACATCGTCGAGCAGAACGGGGAACGTGTAGCGCGTCGGGCCCATCCGGATGGTGATACCGGTGTGAAACATGGCGACGATGCCCTTGTCCTGGCACATCTCGTAGACCGGCCAAAGCCTGCGATCATTAATCGGGCAGTCCTCTGGCTGATAGAATTTCGAGAACTTAAAGTTGTAGTTGTCGTGTAGGTACTCAAGCTCCCAGAGGATGTCCTTCGTCTTGCGCTTCGAGAAGGGCCCCACGTTCGAGACGCCGATGACGCGATCCGGATATTTTTCGATGGCGTCGATGACGTGCTGGTTGGTCGAGAACGGCGCGCTGTCTCCCGATGTATCAATGAACGACTCGCGCATCAGGGCAATCTGATCGACGCCCGAGCGGTCCATGTCCATGATTATTTTATCGATGTTCCAGTCCATACCCGGATGAATCGCCGAGGGCTTGCCGGTGCGGTGATCTATCCACTGCCACCAGTTGCACATCTTATGGGCATACTCGAAGGTCTTGGTACCCGGAAAATACTGGATGAAGCGCCTATAATCCTCGGGCATAACATGAACTTCGCAGTCGAGGATGTAGTAGTCATTCGCCGTCTCGCCCGTCTCCGGATTATCGGGAAGAGGCATGATCGTATCCCATGTGGGAATTTTTGCCGACTTGCCAGCCGCAGCCTCTTTCTTGGCCACCTTCTTCTTGGCCACTTTTTTCTTCGTCGTCGTCTTGGCTTTTGACTTCGCCTTGCTGACCATTTCTCTCCTCCTAATTAAAAGTTCCTAAAATTTCCGGCAAAAACAGCTCCCCCGGAAAACCGCCAAAAAATCCGTGCCCCTGGAGGACATATCTTCTCCGCCAGAGGCCATGGCATTCCGAAACAACAAGATAACACCATGGTAGGACGCTGAAGAAACGGTGTAAAGAGCAAAATCACCCCCCTTCCGCGTTCTGAGCCCCCCGTATTTGCACTTAAAAAAAGAATCATATATTCAAGAAAATTGATAACTGTCCACATAAAATTTTGGTATTATTCCGGTGGGGATTCCAAACAAAATTTAAGCGTTTCATTTCCACGTGAAGTGGTTCCGTTTTCATGCGCGCCATGAAAGTTCATGGGCCCTGATACATGAATCAGCCGCCGCTGATAACAGGAGGAGACACCAATGCAAAGCAAGCGATTCGCCCGCCTCACCACCGCCGGGATTTTCCTTGCCGCCATCTTCGTGGCCACCGCCGCCCAGGCAGCGGGCGTGAAAATGCAGTTCTTCGGCAACCAACACTTCCGCTTTGTCTCACCGGGCGGGAAAGTCATCCTCATCAACCCCTGGATCAAGGGAAACAAGGATTTTCCCCATAAGATCGATTTTTACAAAAAAGGCGAGGTGGACCTCATCCTCCCCACATCGGGCCACGGCGACGACCAGGGCCAGTCGGTTGAGATCGCCAAGCGAACGGGAGCGAAAATATTCGTCGTCTCAGAACTGGGTAAAATCATGACCAAGCGCCTCGTAAAGATGGGCGGCAAGAAAAACCAGGTTTACCGCGGGGCCATCAGCGGGCGAATGAAGCTGGGCGGCATCACGGTGCAGATCATGCACTCACAGCACGGCACGGGCTCGCGCAGCCCCAAGGGGCGGCTTGACGATCTCTATGGCGGACCCGCCGCCGGTTTTCTGATTACGTTCGAGGACGGCCTTCGGGTCTACATGGCGGGCAGCACGGGGCTCACGATGGACTTGAAACTCTACGGCATGCGCTACAAGCCCCACGTCGTGATGGTTCCCATCGCCGGGCGCTTCATGATGCACCCGGACGATGCCGCCTACGCCGTCAAACTTCTCCAGACCGATAACCCGAATCTCACGACCGCCATTCCCCAGCACAACCGGGTCGCGCGGAGCCCGAAGTGGATGGGCACGCCGGATCAGTTTGAAGTTGAGGTGAAAAAACTCGGCCTGAACGTCAAGGTGCTCAAGCCGGTGCCCGGCCAGACCTATACGCTGACCAAATAACACCACTTATTGAAAAAAACGGCCCCTCAACCGAGGGGCCGTTTTTTCGGCCTTTTATATCAGAGAGGCGCCCGGCGGCTCATGCCCGGGGAGCCACGAGGTGTTCATGCCTTGGGCGCCGGCGGATCCCAGAACGAAGTTTCCCGCCGTCCCATTCTATTTAGGAGTTCTCCCCGCTCGGCCTGAAATTCACCCATCCGGCTGATGTAGTCATTCCAGAGCCGCGCCCGGTAGTTCTCGGCTCCCCAAAGACGAGCGTAATCGGCCAGCGGCATAACGGCCTCCTCTGTGCCTGGCTGAAAGCCACGCCAGGCCCGCACATCCTCCTCCGAACGGAAGAGGTTCATCGTGCTTCAGGCAAAGGGAAGGTTCGCCCGCCACTTGGCTAAAGGCACTGCCACGTAGCCATAAATCGTATTGGGCTCGGCAGATAAGACTTCCTCATCCCGCAACTCGATTCGCATGGGCTCGCCTGAGTTCATGCACAAGGCCTCGACCAGAACGCGCTCACCCGGAAAAAGCCACCGCATCGCCAACGCCTCGAAGCCGCACTGAGCAAACCACTTGCGAACCCCGCCAACCGTGATGTGATACTGGGTCGGGATGTTCGAGAACGGCGGAAACGAGGCGATGTAGTCGGTGTCAGGATGAAGCCAACAGGGAAACGGGCTGTCCATCAAAGCGTGGAGCGCCAGACGGCCCTCCTCTGGGGATACGCCCAACTCTCCCGCAATCTCCGTGTAATGAGGCGCATGGCCCTCTTCCCTAAAATGCTCTCGGATAATGACGTAGATTTGATCCAGATCGAATTCACCGCTCATTGAACATTTCCTCCATAACAAATGGCTCCTGAAAAACAAAAAAAATTATAGGGCCGCGGAGACCCCGAAAATCGATTCGAATTCTAGTCGTGCCGTAACACGATGATCTCCGTCGGTCGGGGAAGGGTCCGCCTGCTGACAGATAGGCGATCCGTCTTCAGCCTTCTAACGCGGCGAAAGTGTTTTAGAAAAACGCCTAACGTCTCCGGATCGTCATAATAGTGCATGGGGATAGCGATGTTGGGGGAAAGGCGCCCGATGAAATCTGCCGCCTCGGTCGGGCCCATTGATACGCGATCCGAAAGAACAACGAGGGCAACGTGCACCTTGCCCAGCCGCCGTAGTTGAGAGGGGTTCATCGGCGCGGCCAAATCGCCCAGGTGCGCGATGCATAGGCCCGCCGTCTCGAACAGGAAAGAGGCCCCTTTGCCAGGCCCATAGTCGAAATCACCCCCGCCTCCCTGGACAATGGGTACGCTCATTACGCGTACATCGCCCACCTTTCGGTTTACCTTGGCCCAGTCGAGCCCGCCCCCCGTAAGCCCCCGTATGACGATCGGTTTGCCGCCCACGATTTCAAGCCCGCTGTGATTCGTTGATTCCTTACCGATGGTGACGGCGTGGGGGTTTGTCGCAGGGATGGTATAGCCCCGCTCAAAAGAAAACGGGTCGGTCAATATTCTCGTCCCACCGGGCGAGAATATTCGAAAAAACGCGTGGCCAAACCATTTGATACTCACCTGGTCCGAGGGATAGCGCGGCAAGGGATTGGTTACCAGAACCGCCCTGCGCTCGAAATGGCGCACCAGCCCCAGCGAGCATTTCGCCCAAGAAGGCGCTGGCGTCAAAACAAGCGCAGTTAGGGTCAAAACCGCCACCCATATAATTCGCCCACGAACTTTCATCCCGGCTCCCGACTTCGAGAAAGTCCACCCGGTCGCAACACCCGAGACGAGTTATCGATCTTTGCTTGCCACTTATTTTAAACCATTTACAGCCCGTCAAAAACGTTCGTTTTCTATCTTTGGTGTGTTTGTCGAATTATTTCAGATGTTTTACTCTTGTTAGTAGGCTATGGGTAGCCTGCCAGTTGAGCGCGCATTTCATTGTCAAATTGCACCGTTAAAAGAGGTAATTCTCATGACCACACCTTCCAACGTCCGAGTCGGCATCGTCCTGCCAGAATCATTTTATGGAGAAGAAGAGTGGCAAAACGCCGAAAACGCCCTCGCCTTTGCCGACGAGGCCGCCTCGAAGGGCGCCCAGCTCCTCCTCTACCCCGAGGGCTACCCCGGCCCGATGACTGGGCCGCTCGATAATAAGAAATTTCCCTTCGACCCGATCGAGGAGTTGAAGAAAAAAGCCAAGGAACACGCCATGTACATCATCGCGGGAAACATCACTGCCAGTGAAGTTCCCGGCGCACACCTTCTCACCCTTCGAATGCTCAGCCCCGAGGGCAAGGAGATAGCCTGTTATCTTCGCCAACAGCCCGACACCCCGCCGCTCAACGCCTACCTTTATGGCGGAAAGGGGCATCTACTTCCCGGGAGCGGGCCCTGTGTTGTCGATACCGAGTTGGGAAAGATCGGCCTTCAGATTTGCAGCGAACTCTGGGTGCCCGAGTTGCCGCGCCTACTCATGCTTCGAGGCGCAGAGATCATCGTCTCGCCCATTCATGGCATGCACAGCCAAACGGGCTACGCCCTCAAAGATACTTGGCGCTGCGTGGCGCGCTCCCGGGCGGCGGAAAATTTATTTTATGTGCTGATCACTCAGAATCTCTACAAGGTGGACGGCTTCGACTACGAAAAATCGATCGTGGGCGGTGCATTTGCCGCTGGCCCCGAGCGAATGGTGGACATGATGGAAACGCCGGGCGTTCTCATCACGGACCTCGATATGGAGCGGCTCAAGTATCTGAGAACGAGAAACTACGATGAGGAAAATCTCTCAAAGCCCGACGACCCGGACTGGCAGCCTATCGGTTGTCGCCCCGGCCAGATATTCGAGCGCTACCCGGCTCTTTATAAAGAGCTATCCGAACCAAGTAAATTTTCGTACGACTATGAATACTGGCGCAAAGGCGACCTCGACTCCTGGATAACCGAGTACGACCGGCTCTATGAGGGCGACTACAAACGAATTCTCGAAAAATATGGAGCGCCCTTCCAATTCAAAGAACAATAAGCCTCTGGGTGCCGCTCCGATAAAGGTTTTACCCCACCAGCCCGGGAAGTTTACGCGTCAGAATCTCCTCGGCCTCGGCGGCAATGCGCCGGACAATCTCCCCGGCAGGGGGAAGGTCGTTCACCAGTCCCGCGTCCTGCCCGTAGAGAAGATAGGCCTCCTCGGCGTCTCCAGCAGATCGCGCCGATTGAATCCCGGCCCATGCCTCGGCCTGATTTTGGCGCAGCGCCCACTCGCGCCCAGCCCAGCGATCGACAAAATTATTGCGCCGGGCGCGCGCCATCGCCCCTGGCCATACTCGGCCCGAGGCGATATCAGGTATCTCGGTGAGCATCGTATCGTGGCCATCGCTATCGACAATAGCTTGCTTAAAATTCGGGTGTAGCGGCGACTCCTCGCTTGCCAGAAAACGCGTGCCCAGCAGGACGCCATCGGCCCCGAGCGCGAGCGCCGCCGCAAGCCCCCGCCCATCGGCAACCCCTCCCGCCGCCATGACAGGCACCGGAGCGACCGCATCCACCACCATCGGAACAAGCGTCATTGTGGCCATCCAATTTACATGCCCTCCGCCCTCGGTTCCCTGGGCGATGATCACGTCAGCGCCCGCCTCGGCCGCGCGCCGCGCCTCGGGGACATCGCCCGCCATGAAGGTGACCTTGCACCCCGCCTCGTGGGCCCGGTCGAAAAATGGTTTTAAGTCCTGCTCTGGGCGTGGCCATGCGAAAGCCATCGCGGCGGGCCGGGCCTCGAGCGCCGCCTCAAACCCCGCCTCGTTGGGCATAAAGATCAAAAAATTAAGCGCAAATGGCTTGTCCGTCTTCACGCGGATATCGGCTGCGGCTTTTTTTACCTCATCAGGGCCCAGGAGCGAGCAGCCCAGCGCCCCGAGCCCTCCTGCCTCGGAGACCGCCGCCACCAGATCAATTCCGTATACCGAACCCATCCCGCCGAGAGCGATGGGAAGCTCTATACTCAACAAATCACACACCCGCGTTCGAATCATTTCGATCTCCTTAAATTTTCCGATTATTTATTCAATAATTTCTGAAGTTTTCTCGATTCATCGAGCACATTGCGCAACTGGCGCTCGCTGTCGTGGGGCCGGTAGATTTTCATCTGATTGACGAAATTCGTGTTCACCTGATTGAGCAACTCAAAAACATTGGGAATTGTCCCCGAGATAAAGAGCGAGAAAAAAAGAGCCAGCCCCATCGCAACGACATAGGCAACCAACCTGGGATCGCGAAAAGAGTCTATCCATCTGCGCCGTTTGAACTGCCTGGGACGGGACCACTGAACACGCGCATTAAATCCTCGCTCGCGCTTAATCTTGGTGGCAAGGCGACTCGACTCCCGGCTCATTCCCACCACGCCTAATATAAGCCCGTCGATCTCCTCAAGCTCTGCCCATCTTCCAATAGTGCGATCATCGTGCAGCGACTCGACGCTCTCGACCAGGTAGGCATTCACCCGGCGCCCTTTCTGAATCACCAGATCGGGCACCGGTCCCTTCCAGTTGAGGGGAGCATCAGCAACTTTATCCATATGAGGCGAGAAAACCTGATAACCCATTCTCGCCCCCTTGTCCGCGAACTGCTCGATGACCCAAAGTTGCTCGCGCTTGTTGCGAGTGCGTCCCCTCGTGCGCCGGATGAGCGCCCCGGCGCGGGCAGCCAGCTCTTCCGGGCGAAAGGGCTTGGTCACGTACTCGTCTGCAAAACCGCTCAAACCCTCGGTCACATCCTCAGAGCTGTTTTTTGAGGTAAGCATGAGAATCGGAATTCCCGCCGTATGTGACTTTTTAGCTAGCGCCTCCACCACATCGTAGCCGCTCATGCGAGGCATCATGATGTCGAGAACTATTAGGTCGGGCTCATCGCGCCCGGCGAGTGCAAGCCCCGCCTCACCATCCTCGGCCAGGCTCACGTTGTGGCCAGCGGCCGAAAAAATGGACTTCACAAGTGCGAGAATATCCGGATCATCGTCGATGACAAGAATTTTTGCTCCCGAGGGTTGGGCCCTCGGACCCATGCGCGGTGGGCCCTTATCCCCATCTCCGGGAAGCGGAGCTGCGGTCGCCTTGCTCCTCTCCCTTTGTTGCCTATGGCGCAAGCTCTCGACAAACGAGGGGGTCTTTTCAGCCCTCATCTCCTCTACGAGCATCTCGCCCGGCGGAGGGGTATCGAGGCGCAGACTTGCCAATGCGGGGGGGGAGCTGTCCACTGGCACCACCCGGCTCTTTTTCAATTCATCCACCTGGCGCCGGACACGGAGCAATAGTTCTTCGGGATGAAATGGCTTGGCCAGATAATCATCCGCCCCGGCGGCGGCGGCCCGCTCAATGTCGGCATGACGCGTCAGCGTTGAAACTGTGATGATACGGAACTTCTCGCGGCCTGCGCTCCCGGTAATCCGCTCCATTATTTCGAGCCCCGAAATTCCCGGCATCATAATATCGATCATCAGAACATCGGGCCGAAAGGGCAGCTTTTTCTTCATCGCGGCGGTGGAATCCGTCTCGGTCTCGACGCGAAAACCCGCCTCGACAAGAATAGTTCGGATAAATGAAACGACATCGGGATCGTCGTCAATGACGTATACCCCGACAGGCGCATTAGTCGACACAGGGACGGGACCGTTCATAAGGCACTCCTCCTGAGAAGGCAGGGCCATTATAGCGCATCTGGCAAATCAATATGGGTAGGGGGAATTAAAAAATCTAAACAAACAATAAAAAAGGGTGAATCGAATAAAAATTGAGGGGGCTTAGCTATGGCCGTTGGTGTGGCCGTTGCCGTTCTGCTGTTTTTTCATCTCAGCTTGAATTTTTCTCAAAAGGTTTTCGCCGTCCTTGAAATTGGCGTCTATGGTGAGGGCTTTTTGAAGAGAAGCGCTGGCCGCCTGGAAATTGCGCAAACCGACGAAAGCCATAGCCATGTTGTAGTAGATAACGACATCACCTGGCGCAACCTGGATGGCCTTTTTATAGTTAGTCAAGGCCTCCTGGTATTTCTTCTGCCGCCGGAACGCCATACCAAGCTGGTTAAAGTAATGCACGTTGTTCGGATCGCCCTGCAGGGCAAATCCAAGTTCTTCCTCGGCCATGTCGGCAAAACCTGTCGCAAGATAAAACTCGGCTGCCGCCGCGCTGTTCTCGGCCTGGTGGGTCTGAGCCGTTTCGTCTCGCTGGATGCCGCGAACAGCACGCGATACGGCAACCCGCGCACCATCCGTGTCACCTTTTTCAAGAAGTGATTTTGCAAGGGCATACTGGCGCTCGCTGCTGCGGGGGCTGACCTCGGCCGCTTTTTCATAAAACTTATGGGCCTCCTCAGGATTGCCCTCCCGCGTAAGCACATCGGCGATTCCATTATAGGGCTTGGCATATCCTTTATCGAGCCGAATTGAGCGCTCGTAGCACAGCTTTGCCTCTCTGTCCTGGCTCATGTCTTCATAGACGAGACCAGACTCGTTCCAGACACGAGGGGAGCGCTCGCCCTTCTCGCGGGCGGATTTAAGCTCCTTGCGGGCTTCGTCGTACTCCTCGATATCGACAAAAGCGGAGGCACGCGTGAGATGAACATAACTAGGGGTCACCTGGCCATGCCGATCCATGACGTGGCCAATATTATCCTCAAGATCCTCGTGGGTAATAGGCTTGAAGACGTAACCATCCACATCCAGATCCTTACCCACGGCATAGTCCTGATCGTCGAGTACACCAACCCCGCTCATAAGAACGAAGGGAAGAAACTTGGTGACACCGGCCGAGCGAAGATATCGGAGAAAATCGATACCATTCTCTCCGGGGGTATTCCAGTCATAGAGAACAACGTCAATGGGTATCGTTAGAAGAACTTCTTTAGCCGACGCAGCGTCCGGCACGGTATGCGCCGTCTTGACACCCGAGGCGCGGAACATGGATTCGATAAGGCGCCGCACACGGGGCTGATTATCGGCAATAAGAACTCTTGAATCCGTACCAATCATGAGCGGACTCCAAAACTCAGATATAAATAAATCTACATAATTCTTCAGGTGCCATAAAAAAAGATCCCGCCAGCTCCCCCGAGCCAAGGCCGATACCTGAAAAGATGATTATTTAAAAGCTTGCGATTAATCAACTTGGCTTATTTTATTCAAATAATAGAATTTTTCAACCCGAAAATGCACATATTTCAGCTTTTTTGTACTATTTAAATAACCCGTTTCTATTCAGACAGATAGGTATCAAAGAATATTCAAACTCCAAACTAAAAACCAGGAGGCCGCAGCTGGCCACGTCATCAACAGCAAAACCTGAGCGGTTGCCGGATTCGAAATGAATCCTTATTTTGAAAATCAAGTTATTTAGCCAAGCGGCGAAGCGCAATTCTTCTTGGCTCCAGCAGACGAGAGGGGGGGGGTGGATGTAGATGAAGCCAAGAAAAAAATCGATGCCCATCGCACTCCTCCTGTGGTTTTTCCTCGGCTTTCTCGCCGCCCACAAAATTTATCTGGGAAAAGTCCAAGAGGCGATTAGGTTAATCCTTCTCTACTTCTTCGTGCCCCTTCTCTCTGTGGTGGCGTCAATTCTCATTCTGAAAAGTTTTGGCATGCTGAATTTTCCGAAAAAACTTGGGCCCGCCGATCTACCGGCGCTTATTCAAGACCCGGCTTTTATCGCGATGGCCGCGACGGCCTTCATCGTTCTCGCCGCAATCTGGGTGTGGGATTTGATTATTCTGATCAAAGAGGTGCGCGAGCATAACGAGCGCGCGGCGGCGGAGTCTTCCGTCCCCATCGGTGCACAAGAGGACCCACTCTAACTACTTGCCAAGATTCTCTTCCCAGTCGAGATACTCCTGCATCGCGCCAGTGCCAATATCGTAGGGTTTGAGAGCCACATCGATAACAGGCCCCTCAAAACCGGAATCCCCCTCCTCAAGTGCGAGCCCCGCCTCGCGCCAGGCGCGTTTTCCGCCATTGAGGTAAACAGCGCCCCCGTAGCCCATATCGGCAAGCGCCCAGGCAGAAAGTGCAGAACGGGTGCCATCTCCGCACACGAGAAGAATCGGCCCTGATTTATTCGGACACAACGCCTCGATGCGCTCCTCAAGGGATGCTCGCAGTAACCACCTGGAGCCAACGATATGGGCGGCCCGAAAACCAGGGGAAACATCCAGGTCAATAACAGTGGCCCCATCCAGCGCCTTCGCCTCTTTGGGCGATAGTCCGAGCACGCTCCCCTGCGCCGCCTCAAGCCCCAGGGGCCCGCCCCCGGTCGATGGGCTCTCGCCGTCAGCCAAAACCCCTGAAACCTCAACAGGCATCCCGGCCGCCTCCCACGCGGCGAGACCGCCGCTTAGAAACGAAACATCCTTCAGCCCCATCCGGCGGAGCCAGTAGGCGACCATCGTCGCCCGGGCGTTTGAGTCGCAATAGGTCACAAATTTTCCCGCGCGAACGGCGGCGACTTCATCGGTGCGCTGGACGGCCTGGCCGCCCGGAATCGAAATAGCTCCAGCTATGTGCCCTTGCCCAAACTCAGGTGCGAGCCGAACGTCGAGAACATAAAGCGTGTTGGCCTCAGATTTTTCTTGGAACACTGCTAGCTCATCAACCGAAACAGCGGGAATCCCCTCCTCATCAGCCAGCTTTTTCGCCAACGCCTCGCCATGTGCGCGGCTTTTCTCCGAGGGGCGAGGCACCTCGCTAACCTCCCCCCGCGCAAGGGGAAGCCCGGCCAGAATAAAGCCCATCCCGCCATTGCGAAGCGCCCGGGCGTGTTTGACCCCCAGGCGGTGAAGCCCTCCGGCACCAATGATGCTCCTTGTTCGCCCGGCACAATTTATAATGAGCGGGGTCTCGTGATCCTGATCCATGTCCCAGGCATGAAGAATAAGCTCGCCACCGGGAAGGCTCACTCCGGTCGGGATGGCAAAACGCTCGTACTCATTCTCTGTGCGGGCATCGAAGATGCGCAGCGGCCCCTTACCCTCGATTAGCGCATGAAGTGCCTCGACCTCAATTTCAGGAATCTTGTCCTCATGCAGAACCTCCTCTCCAAACTCCTTGCTCGGAACGTTGGTTCCACTCACGGTAGAAAATCCTGCCTCCTTCCAA includes the following:
- a CDS encoding tetratricopeptide repeat protein; the protein is MIGTDSRVLIADNQPRVRRLIESMFRASGVKTAHTVPDAASAKEVLLTIPIDVVLYDWNTPGENGIDFLRYLRSAGVTKFLPFVLMSGVGVLDDQDYAVGKDLDVDGYVFKPITHEDLEDNIGHVMDRHGQVTPSYVHLTRASAFVDIEEYDEARKELKSAREKGERSPRVWNESGLVYEDMSQDREAKLCYERSIRLDKGYAKPYNGIADVLTREGNPEEAHKFYEKAAEVSPRSSERQYALAKSLLEKGDTDGARVAVSRAVRGIQRDETAQTHQAENSAAAAEFYLATGFADMAEEELGFALQGDPNNVHYFNQLGMAFRRQKKYQEALTNYKKAIQVAPGDVVIYYNMAMAFVGLRNFQAASASLQKALTIDANFKDGENLLRKIQAEMKKQQNGNGHTNGHS
- a CDS encoding MBL fold metallo-hydrolase → MKVRGRIIWVAVLTLTALVLTPAPSWAKCSLGLVRHFERRAVLVTNPLPRYPSDQVSIKWFGHAFFRIFSPGGTRILTDPFSFERGYTIPATNPHAVTIGKESTNHSGLEIVGGKPIVIRGLTGGGLDWAKVNRKVGDVRVMSVPIVQGGGGDFDYGPGKGASFLFETAGLCIAHLGDLAAPMNPSQLRRLGKVHVALVVLSDRVSMGPTEAADFIGRLSPNIAIPMHYYDDPETLGVFLKHFRRVRRLKTDRLSVSRRTLPRPTEIIVLRHD
- a CDS encoding amidohydrolase yields the protein MVSKAKSKAKTTTKKKVAKKKVAKKEAAAGKSAKIPTWDTIMPLPDNPETGETANDYYILDCEVHVMPEDYRRFIQYFPGTKTFEYAHKMCNWWQWIDHRTGKPSAIHPGMDWNIDKIIMDMDRSGVDQIALMRESFIDTSGDSAPFSTNQHVIDAIEKYPDRVIGVSNVGPFSKRKTKDILWELEYLHDNYNFKFSKFYQPEDCPINDRRLWPVYEMCQDKGIVAMFHTGITIRMGPTRYTFPVLLDDVASDFPDLKIVAYHGGYPQWEELVMLMWKHPEIYVSYSILLPWLMRAPHRFAHMIGTTIQIAGHDRFIWGSDWPASDPHQSVEAILKLSIPEELQENYGYPQITKANKAAFLGGTLARLAGIDPKKNHLKFPGNNKPPTGKTPEGDITRKITARNKKK
- a CDS encoding nitronate monooxygenase, which encodes MIRTRVCDLLSIELPIALGGMGSVYGIDLVAAVSEAGGLGALGCSLLGPDEVKKAAADIRVKTDKPFALNFLIFMPNEAGFEAALEARPAAMAFAWPRPEQDLKPFFDRAHEAGCKVTFMAGDVPEARRAAEAGADVIIAQGTEGGGHVNWMATMTLVPMVVDAVAPVPVMAAGGVADGRGLAAALALGADGVLLGTRFLASEESPLHPNFKQAIVDSDGHDTMLTEIPDIASGRVWPGAMARARRNNFVDRWAGREWALRQNQAEAWAGIQSARSAGDAEEAYLLYGQDAGLVNDLPPAGEIVRRIAAEAEEILTRKLPGLVG
- a CDS encoding sulfurtransferase, which codes for MTDSISPAALKAMMESEAPYAVIDVREPMEFNADQIHLTTSLPRGWLEFRILGLVPVKNTPLVVVDGGEGRGARVAETLERHGYKGVRVLAGGLPGWKEAGFSTVSGTNVPSKEFGEEVLHEDKIPEIEVEALHALIEGKGPLRIFDARTENEYERFAIPTGVSLPGGELILHAWDMDQDHETPLIINCAGRTRSIIGAGGLHRLGVKHARALRNGGMGFILAGLPLARGEVSEVPRPSEKSRAHGEALAKKLADEEGIPAVSVDELAVFQEKSEANTLYVLDVRLAPEFGQGHIAGAISIPGGQAVQRTDEVAAVRAGKFVTYCDSNARATMVAYWLRRMGLKDVSFLSGGLAAWEAAGMPVEVSGVLADGESPSTGGGPLGLEAAQGSVLGLSPKEAKALDGATVIDLDVSPGFRAAHIVGSRWLLRASLEERIEALCPNKSGPILLVCGDGTRSALSAWALADMGYGGAVYLNGGKRAWREAGLALEEGDSGFEGPVIDVALKPYDIGTGAMQEYLDWEENLGK
- a CDS encoding response regulator; the protein is MNGPVPVSTNAPVGVYVIDDDPDVVSFIRTILVEAGFRVETETDSTAAMKKKLPFRPDVLMIDIMMPGISGLEIMERITGSAGREKFRIITVSTLTRHADIERAAAAGADDYLAKPFHPEELLLRVRRQVDELKKSRVVPVDSSPPALASLRLDTPPPGEMLVEEMRAEKTPSFVESLRHRQQRERSKATAAPLPGDGDKGPPRMGPRAQPSGAKILVIDDDPDILALVKSIFSAAGHNVSLAEDGEAGLALAGRDEPDLIVLDIMMPRMSGYDVVEALAKKSHTAGIPILMLTSKNSSEDVTEGLSGFADEYVTKPFRPEELAARAGALIRRTRGRTRNKREQLWVIEQFADKGARMGYQVFSPHMDKVADAPLNWKGPVPDLVIQKGRRVNAYLVESVESLHDDRTIGRWAELEEIDGLILGVVGMSRESSRLATKIKRERGFNARVQWSRPRQFKRRRWIDSFRDPRLVAYVVAMGLALFFSLFISGTIPNVFELLNQVNTNFVNQMKIYRPHDSERQLRNVLDESRKLQKLLNK
- a CDS encoding carbon-nitrogen hydrolase family protein, which translates into the protein MTTPSNVRVGIVLPESFYGEEEWQNAENALAFADEAASKGAQLLLYPEGYPGPMTGPLDNKKFPFDPIEELKKKAKEHAMYIIAGNITASEVPGAHLLTLRMLSPEGKEIACYLRQQPDTPPLNAYLYGGKGHLLPGSGPCVVDTELGKIGLQICSELWVPELPRLLMLRGAEIIVSPIHGMHSQTGYALKDTWRCVARSRAAENLFYVLITQNLYKVDGFDYEKSIVGGAFAAGPERMVDMMETPGVLITDLDMERLKYLRTRNYDEENLSKPDDPDWQPIGCRPGQIFERYPALYKELSEPSKFSYDYEYWRKGDLDSWITEYDRLYEGDYKRILEKYGAPFQFKEQ
- a CDS encoding NINE protein, encoding MPIALLLWFFLGFLAAHKIYLGKVQEAIRLILLYFFVPLLSVVASILILKSFGMLNFPKKLGPADLPALIQDPAFIAMAATAFIVLAAIWVWDLIILIKEVREHNERAAAESSVPIGAQEDPL